From SAR202 cluster bacterium, one genomic window encodes:
- a CDS encoding putative addiction module antidote protein, with amino-acid sequence MGSTKTRPWDAADHLETAEDMAEYLEAALEDGDPQLVAAALGDIARAKGMATIAREAGLGRESLYKALSSDGNPELATVLKVVRALGLRLHAVPAQNTTN; translated from the coding sequence ATGGGATCGACTAAGACCCGGCCATGGGACGCGGCGGACCATCTGGAAACGGCCGAAGATATGGCGGAATACCTCGAGGCAGCGCTGGAGGACGGCGATCCTCAGCTTGTAGCCGCGGCTCTGGGCGACATCGCGCGGGCAAAGGGCATGGCCACGATTGCCCGTGAGGCGGGGCTGGGCCGCGAGAGTCTCTACAAGGCTTTATCGTCCGACGGCAATCCTGAGCTCGCTACCGTACTCAAAGTAGTGCGAGCGCTTGGGCTCAGGCTACACGCCGTGCCAGCGCAGAACACGACGAATTGA